The Flavobacterium sp. K5-23 genome segment TAATTTCCGGGTTAATAAATGCTATTTTCCCATTTGTGTTTTTATCCGGATAATCCGTAAAGGAAACTTTTGCCGTTTGTCCTATTTTTAAACTTTGTGCGTAGTTCACGTTCACCTGAGTTTCAAGCCAAAGACTGCTTAGATCCGCTAATTTAATTATAGGACTACCTTCCATAACATAACTGCCTTCTGTAGTCCTAATTTCCGAAACATAGCCGTTATAAGTACTGTAAAAAGTGGTGTATGGCGACACATCAGCAGTCTTTTTTATGCCTTCAATTTGTGCATTGGATAAACCAAAAAACAATAATTTTTGTTTGGCTGCATTGAGCATACTTATTGCATTTTTTCCAAAATCACCTGGCATAGACAATTGTTTATAGGCCGTGTAATAATCTTGTTTTGCAATGGCGATATCCTCACTGTATATTTGATAAACCGCTTCATTCTTTTTGACATAAACCCCTTCCGTCTTGAAAAATAATTTCTCAATCCTACCCATCGCTCTTGCCGAAATGGTTTTGATTTTTTCCTGATTTATCGTCAACACACCCGTATAAGTATCTTCAATATTACTTTTGGTTTCTAATATCGTTTGAGTGGTGATGTTACCCAATTGTATTTGTTGATCGCTCAGAGATATTTCATTAGGGGCTGAATCCTCTTTTTTCATAGGAGTCAAATCCATATGGCAAATAGGACATTTACCCGCTTTATCTTCTTTTACCTGCGGATCCATCGAACAAGTGTAGTACACATTATCTTTTGATTCGTGTGCGCTATGTTCCTCTTTGTTTTTAGTATTACATCCTATAAAGGCAAGTAATACGACAAATAGGAAACTGTTTTTTAGTGACTTTTGCATAATTAATTGGTTTTAATAAAGCTCTCGCTATCCATTAAATACTGTCCATTTTCTACTACTTTATCTTGAATTGAAATTCCTTCAATGATTTTAGCAAAACCATCAATCTCAATTCCGGTTTTAATTTCTTTGGCTTTAAAACCTTTATCCATTTTCACAAAAACTACTTTTTTACTTCCTATACTCACAATAGCCTGTTTGTCGAGCCAAATACCTTGAACCGCATTTGATTTTACAATTCCTTGTAATCGCAAACCTATTGGAAAACGGAGTTTTTTATTATTCAAATAAACTCGGATTCGGTTTGTTTTATCATCAGGATTAAATTGCGTTTCGACGAAATTCACTTTGGCGTCTACGAAGTCTTTTTTATCCAGCTCAGATGTTATTCGAATAAATTGATTCATTTTCACCAAGCTGTTATTTCCTTGCGAAACGTTAAACACCCCCCAGACTTTATCTGTATTCATTAATTTAAAAACAACCTCAGCCTTTTTTATATAATCTCCTTCTTTTATTGATAAGGAAGTTGTTGTTTCATTCGGTTTCTGCATTCCACCCGAAACATTATTTGACATTCCGTCTGTTCCCTGAACAATCCCATTAGTAGGGCTGTAAATAGAAATCACTGGCTGTGTTTTTTTGGCTGCAGCCAAAGAATTAATCTGGCTATTACTCATTCCGTAAAGAAGAAGTTTTTGTTTCGAAGCTTTTATAATCGATGCGTTTCCTGAATCATTAGTGATTAGGTAAATGAAATTTTGCTGTTCTGTTAGCAATTCAGGGCTGTACAAATCAAAAAGCTTTTGTCCCTTAGCCACTTTTTGGAATTTATAATTCACATACATTTTCTCCACTCTCCCGCTAATTCTTGCCGCAATATTTACTGATGAATTAGGATCATATTCGACCATTCCCGGTAAATTTATTTCACTGCTTAGCGTTGTGTCTTTTGGCGTTGTGGTATTATAATTCCCTACTACAAAATTATCGGTTGGTTGCAATAAGTGATCGATGGAATTGCTTTCTTTAGGTTGGTTTTGACTTACTTTTCTAACTAAATCCATTCCGCAAATAGGGCAACTTCCGGGTGCATCCCGAATTATCTCGGGGTGCATCGAACAAGTATAAACTAATTCCTGCTGTGGCTCTTTCTCTACTTTGATCAGTTTCATTCCGCATTTATGACAGGTTCCCGGTTGATTACTAAAAACCGAATCTTCTGGCATAGGACAGGTATAAGTTACCTCATCATTTGAAAAAAATGTATTGTTTCCTGATTTCGCCACAAAATAATAGGTCGCAATTCCAATGATGGAAAAAACCAAAACTACCAGACTGTATTTTAAATATTTGTTCATAGTTACTTCGTTTCCAGTTGTTTTTCAATTTCTACCTGTGTGCTCAAAATGGACTGTAATTTGTCTAATTTCTCAATTTGAGCCATATTCAAAGCTTCCCAAGCATCCAACACAACAAACAAGTCTCCAGTATTGTTTTGCCAAGCTATAATTGAGGTGTCATAATTCCTTTTCAAAGCCGGAATGATGCTTTTCTCGGCAATATCGTATTGCTTTTTCAAGTTGGTCAACTCCGTACTCATTCCTGAAATCATCCCAGTGGCTTCATTGAGGATCATTTGTTTTTGCCATTCGAGGCTTTCGTTTTTTATTCGAAAACTATCCATACTTGCTTTATTCATTTTGGTAGACCAAGGCATAGGAATCGTAATCATTCCCATCAAAGAAAATTGTTGTGGACGATCGCCAAAAGCAAACATATGGTCATATTTTACACCAAACTCCGGTAACAATTTAGCTTTTTCCGTTTCTATTCTCAACTGATTTAATTCAATTGTTTTTTCAATGGCTTTTACATCACTTCGGTTTTGAGATAGTGAAGTGGCATCCGTTTTCATAAAATCAAATTCATTCAAATCATAAGCCGAATCAATATCAAACGCGGTGTTTTTGTCTCTTGCCATCAAGGTATTAAGCAAAATCCTTTTTTGAGAAATGTTGTTTTGCAACATAACCACCATACTTTGTAAGTTACTGTATTGTGATTTTGCCTTATAATAAGTGGGCAATTTATCCATATTGTATTGGTAGCGAATTTCCATACTTTTGATCATATATTCCAAAAGCAATAAATTATCGTTGGCAATCTTAATCTTTTTATCAAGTACAATCCATTGGTAATAATTGGCTTTTGCCAATGCATTTAACTGATTAATGGTATAATTTTTATTCTCTGCTTCCACTGAAGACATAGCGTTCATATAATTATAGTCGGCTTTTAATTTTGACGCATTGGGAATCATTTGCGTAAAGCCAACCATATAAGCCCCCATTCCAGGATTCATTTCATCCGCTTTCCACATTTTAGTGTCGTAGGGCGTCATAAACAAACCTGTATTAATTTGTGGAGCCATCCAGCTTTTTGCACCAATAGCCGCAGCATTCATACTTTGAATATCGGCATCGTACATTTTTAATTGAGGATTATTTGTTTTGATTCTCGTCAAAACAGCATCCAAAGCAAGTGTTTGTGCCCCCACATTTGTAGTGCAAAAAACCAAACAACTTATAACGAGTAAATAGCTATTCTTTAACATCTATCAATTCTATTTTACCTTTTGTTCTCAATTCACGAAGCTTTGTTATTTCGAAAACTACTGGTGTTACTAATAATACATAAATCGTAGAGGTGATTGTCCCTCCAATAAGCGGTACGGTGATAGGAATCATCACATCAGCTCCGGTTCCGGTTGCCCAAAGTATAGGAACTAATCCAAATAATGAAACTGAAATTGTCATTAGCTTAGGACGCAACCTTTTGGCCGAACCGTCAATAATGTACTGTCTTAATATTCCTTCCGTAATCGTTTCACTGCTATTCCCGTGATCAGCAACCATTTTATTCATCGCTTCATTCAGATAAATAGTCATCAACATAGCTGTTTCTATGGCCATCCCGAATAAAGCAATAAAACCTACTGCCACGGCCACTGATAAATTAATACCATAAAAATAAACCATAAATACTCCCCCAATAAGGGCAAAAGGAACGGTGATCATAGTGATCATAGCCTCTTTCATTGAATTGTAAGTAAAATATAAAATGAGGAATATTATAACAACAACGATAGGCAATATCATACTCAATGTTTTATTGGCTCTGATTTGGTTTTCCCATTGACCGCTCCATTCCACATAATATCCTTTTGGCATTTTGGTCATCATCGCATTCAATTTTTCCTGCGCTTCTTTTACGGTGCTCCCTAAATCGCGATCGCGAACATTAAACAAAACACTTCCTCTAAGCATCGCATTCTCACTGTTAATCATAGGAGGCCCATCACTTATTTTTATATCAGCTACGGTTTCTAAAGGAATAGGACCAAAATCCATAGTTTGCACTTGGAGTTTTTTCAAGGCTGATATACTGTTTCTATATTCCTGTGCATATCTCGCATTGACTGAGAAACGCTGTCTGCCCTCAATAGTTGTCGTTAATGTCATTCCTCCTATTGCCGCTTCAACTACATTATTCACATCATCAATGCTAAGACCATATCTACCTATCACTTCACGCTTAGCTTCAATATCGATATATTTTCCACCCGTAATAGGTTCAGCATATAAATCTTTAACCCCAGAAGTTCCTTCCAATGCTTTCTTGATTTTTTGAGCCAAGACATTGATGGTATCTAAACTTGCTCCATAAATTTTTATCCCCACATCAGTTCTAATACCTGTAGCCAGCATATTAATCCTGTTGATGATAGGCTGTGTAAACCCATTAGTCACACCCGGAATTTGGAGTTTATTATTGATTTCAGTTATGACATCATTTTTTGTTTTGTCTTCTCTCCATTCATTTTGAGGTTTTAACAAAACAATGGTTTCAATCATACTAATAGGACTGTTATCGGTTGCCGTATTGGCTCTTCCCGCTTTTCCTAAAACGTGGGCCACCTCAGGTATTGATTTTATCAGTTTGTCCTGTACCTGCAATATTCTTTTCACTTCTGAATTCGACACATCAGGTAAAGTCACCGGCATAAACAAAATGGAACCTTCATCTAGAGGAGGCATAAATTCAGACCCCAATCTGGTAAACATTGCAACGCCTATCAATAGCGCCAAAATATTAACAGCCAGTAATGATTTTCTCCATTTCAAACAAAAGGTAAGTATAGGAGTGTAAATTTGTTCCAGTTTTCTATTAATTGGATTTTTTGATTCTGGTCGAAGTTTTCCCTTTAGCAAGAAACTAATCAGCACCGGAGTTAAAGTAATGGCAAGAAACGCATCTACAATAAGAATAAAAGATTTGGTCCAAGCCAATGGACTAAATAATTTACCTTCCATTCCTGTCAATAGGAAAACGGGTAAAAAAGAAGCAATTACTATAAGTGTCGAATAAAAAACACCCGGACCTACCAACTTAGAAGAAGACTCTATAAGTTTTAGTCTTTCTTCAGATGATAAAGGATCCTGTTCTTTTTTGAATATTTTATTTAAAAATTTTTTCATTTCAAGTCAATTATTGATTTTCTTCCATTCCTTCTTGTTTCTCCGAAATTGTCCTATAGGCATTTTCTACCATCACAATTCCGTCATCAACCACAACCCCAATGGCCAAGGCAATTCCGGTAAGAGACATAATATTGGACGAAATCCCAAAAGCTTCCAGAAGTATAAATCCAATCGCAACTGATATAGGCAATTGTATAAGAATAATTAGGGCACTTCTCCAATGAAAAAGGAAAAGCAGAATCACAATCGAAACGGCAATCATTTCCTCCATTAAAGTTCCCTTTACGGATTCAATGGCTTTTTCAATAAGCTCACTTCTATCATAGGAGGTTTTAAAAGTTACGCCTTCAGGAAGACCTTTTTCTACCTCTTTCATTTTTTCCTTAACGGCAGTTATTACTTTATCTGCATTTTCGCCGTAACGCATTACCACAATTCCACCTACTACTTCACCATCTCCGTTTTGGTCAAAAATACCCAAACGTAAATCACCTCCCATTTGAACTGAACCAATATCACTAACTTTTACGGGAACCGAATTATAGTTTTTAATGGCAATATCTTCGACGTCTTTTATGTTTTTAATATACCCTAAACCTCTTACGATATAGGACATATTACTCATTTCAAATTTCCTTCCTCCCACATCATTGTTGCTTGTCTTCACCGCTTTCATCACTTCCATCATGCTTACATTATAGTATTGCATTTTTAAAGGATCTAGCACCAATTGATATTGTTTTTCAAATCCACCAAAAGAGGCGACTTCAGCCACACCGGGAACGGTTTGCAACGCGAATTTAACGTACCAGTCTTGCAACGCTCTTTGCTCTCCAAGATCCATTCCGTTAGTTTCCAGATGGTACCAAAAGATATGACCTACTCCTGTACCGTCTGGACCTAAAGTTGGGACAACATTTTGCGGCAACAATCGTTGTGCATAATTCAATCGTTCCAGAACCCGGGTTCTCGCCCAATAAGCGTCGACATCATCTTCAAAAATGATGTAAATAAAGCTCATCCCAAACATGGAAGAAGCGCGTATATTTTTAATTTTCGGGATTCCTTGTAAGTTGGAAACCAAAGGATAGGTTACCTGATCCTCTATTACTTGTGGGCTTCTCCCCATCCATTCCGTGAAAACAATAACCTGATTTTCTGATAAATCAGGAATGGCGTCTATTGGATTTTGGTTTACACTATAAATTCCCCAACCAAACAAAGCAGCCGAAACCAGCAACACAACTACCCGGTTTCTTAGTGAGAATGATATTAATTTTTCTACCATAATAATTTAATTTACAGATGAAATACTGTCTTTCATCTTTTCGATCCATTGAATTAATTCTGCTTTTTGAGCGCTTGTAAGGATTGCCTCTTTATTAATAAGAGTATAGGAAGACAAAGGCATTTCATCGGATTTGATTTGTTTTACAATTCGATCCAATTTATTCCCTTGTTTTCTAGAAGAATAATTTCCCCATTCACTAAAGTTTAAATTTTCCTTTCCTTCTTTAATATGCTGTCTATCAATATTCTTGCGGGCTGAATATAAGCGCACCAAGGATAGCGGGTAGTGTTACTGTGACAATCGTAACAGGATGTTTTTAAAATGGTTTCCACCTTTTTAGGAACATTATATACTTGGGTAAAATGAGTAGTTGTAACCTGCCCGTAATCAATATTACGGGCAGGTTGATACAATTGCATCAATAAAATAATACCAAAACTAATTATGATTATTCTTTTGACTCTTGTTTCATTTTACCACTCTTTTTTTACTGCACCACAGCTTAACATTTGGCTACCAAAATACGGGTTCTTGATATCTTTAGTCTCACTTATCCAGATAGCTCCTTTATCATTATCAGCCATTGGACAAAAATCCTGATACAGTTTTTGTTTTGTTCCAAAAGCTGTAATTAAATCGTTAATGTCTTTACTTAACATTACGAAATGTTCTCTTTGACGGTCAATTTTTCCTGAATTATCAGCAATGTGTTCAGCATGTTCCTTTGCGTCATCAGCAATATCCAAATACTGTTTTTTTAATTTAGCGTCAATTTCGTTTGAATTTACTTTTCCAAAAGTTGCTTGTAATGCTTTCCCGGCAGCAGCAGCCCCTTTTGAATCGTCTTTTACAAGAGCATTTTTTAAATTCAAATACCCACTTACAATTTCGTTAATTGAAAATGAAGATTGAGAAGTACTGTTTGTTGTTTCCATATTTGATCCTTCGTGCATATCTCCATCGTGGTGTTCGTGAGTAGCTTCAGTATGTGCTACTGGCTCAGTCAATTCCATTCCGCATTCTGAACAAGCTTCCCCTTGCTTTCCTGTTACTTCAGGGTGCATCGGACAAGAATACAATTGCGAACTTGATTCTGAAGTTTCCGTTGTTGCAGATTCTTTGTTTTTTTTACATGATACAGCCACCATTGCCAATATCATTACTGATAGAATTAATTTTTTCATTTTTTTATATATTAGATTTTGTTAATAATTCTTGTTTTTAATTAGTTACATTAAAAAAAGTATACTCTAAACGAAGTAAAAATCCGTTTGGAGCCGTACGATTCATAGAAGTATATAACTCTTGTTTGTAAGCCAAGTCAACTCTTGCTTGACTATTAATTATAAATTGAACTGAAGGAACAACATCTAAATACGATTTTCCATTACCATTTAATCGCTGGCCTAAAAATTCAACCATCGCATTGATATTAGTTTGCTTGAAACTCGTGTATTTTTTTGGATGCATTAATTTACCAATAGAAAGTGTATAATTTATGGCGCTATTACTTTGGTCAGCAGGAAATTCATAATTAGGCTTATTGTCTAATGCTCTTTCATAACTTATAGAAGAGCTTATTGCTACTTTATTAATCAACTGAGTCGCCACAATTCCTGTTTCATAACCGGTATTATGTCCCATTGTCTCGATTTCATCCTGATGAATATCGGCATTATTGAAACTGTATTTCGCGTAAGCAGCCATACGGAAATGACTGTGCATATCATCTACAGAAAAGAATCTATACTTAGCGTATAAACTTCCTCCTTCGGTATCCCAGCCTTCTCCGCTATTGCTTATAAAAGCAGCGGCACGAAGCATCAATTTATTATTCACCCCCCACATAATTTCGGGCATATTATGGTAATTTAAATTTCCGTTTTTTTCATATAAGAAAAAATTCATATCCCTAACTCCAATGGAACCCGCAGGAACATTACTGGCAGGATCAGTCATAACGAACAATTCCTGGGATTTTACTTGAAAAGAAAAAGCAACTAGGAATATAAGAAGTAAATGTCTCATTTTATTATAGGGTTTTAATATGGTAATCATCTTCATTTTCTAAAGCATACGTTGGCACTTTTGAATATGACTTCAGTAATTTCTTAAACTCCTTACTTGTAACAAACCCCTTGTCTAAAACCTGAACTTTAGTTTCTCCGTTTAGTGTCTTTGCTTTTGAATCAACCATAACATAGTTAACCTCTCCTACTTTTACCATTTTGTTTTCTTGCGCATCTACATTATCAAAAGCAACAGTCATTACCATTGAACCTACAAAAAATCCCGCTTTCTCAACGCCTTCTTTCAATACTCTTGGCTTTAAAGCATTATCTTTTTTAAGATATACTGTAAACGTATTTGTGTTTAAATCTATACTTATACTATCTACTTCTTTTAGTGATTTAAGCTGCTTGTTTATAGCATTAGAGCACATCGAACATGTAAGTCCAGTTGCAATAATTTCTACTTTACTAATTTGAGCATACGATTTTAGGTTTACAACTAGTAACAATAGTGTAATCACTATCAGTTGTTTGTTCATTATTTTCATTTTATTGTAATTTATTAATTTGATTATTAATTTCTTCTTCTGTTGGATTAATAGCGATTAAAATCCCTTCTTTATCAAACAAATAAGTTGTAGGGAGTTCCTCAACACCAAAACGAACAGCCACTTTAGCGTCAAATCCTTTTGGTTCATTTAATTGTGTGTATTCTATTTTATCCTTTTTTATTGCATTTCCCCATTTCACTATATCAGTATCAAGGGATATCCCAATAATTTCAAAGTCTTTAGTCTTAATGTCAGAATGGAGTTTTACTAACTTTTTATTAGCAACTCTACAAGGTGCGCACCAGGAAGCCCAAAAATCCACTAATACTGTTTTCCCTTTGAAAGAGGACAATTCAACAGCTTCATTTTGGATGTTTTTTAATGTACTATTGGGCATAGCATCTCCAATTTTCATTTGTGCATTCCCCTTAGAGAAAGAGACAATTAAGACAATGGCTAAAACTAATTTTTTCATTCTGTTTCGAAATTAATGATGTTGTTATGGCGTAAGAATAAATTATTACGCCATAAAATGTTTTATTTTAATGTTTCCACTGTTTTTCCACAGCTCAACATTTGAGATCCGTAATATGGATTTTTGATAGCACTGTCTTTACTCAACCAGTTCGCTCCTTTTCCTCCATTTGCCATTGGACAAAACTGATAATAGGTTGGCGTGTCTAATTTTGACACTTTAACCATTTCATACATGTTTTTAGACAAAGTCATGAAATGATCACGTTGGTGTTTAATATCCTCAGTATCCGAAATATGATCAGCATCTTCTTTCAACTGTTTCATAGTTTTCATCCAAACCATATGTACATCCATCGCTAATTTATCCATTTGAACAGCATTAAGCGAAGCTAACAAGTCTTTTGAAACACGAGAAGATTCTTTCCCATCTGTTTTTACTAAAGCCTCTTTTAATAAAAAGTAATTGTCATAAACCGCTTTTAATTGATTTACTTCTTGCGTAGGTGCTGCTGCTGCGTGTCCTGCGTGATCTCCATGATTCTCCATCGAAGCTTTTTCCGTATTATTAACTTCTACCTTAGTTGCTCTTTCATATTGACAACAACCGTGTAGGTTATCATATACATCAGTAGGAGCAAGGAATTTTTCGCTGTCGTAACCTGCTAATGCGATACGCTTTAAGATTTCGTCCTGAGAAGTTTGTTTCGAATCATAAGTAAGAGTTGCCATTTTAGTGTCTTTATTCCAGACTACTTTAGCAATTTTATTAAGATTCCCAGCCTTTTCTATATTGGCTTTACACATAGCGCAGTTCCCTAATACCTGAACTGTTTCTGTTGTTGAATTTTTAATTTGCGCAACGGCAACTGTAACTGATAGCAATAGAGTTATTGCCATCACAACTTTTTTAAGTGATTTCATTGTATAATAAATTTGAATTGAAAATAGCAAGACAACATCAAATCAATAGCAAATAAGCTATAATTTTATATTGTAACAAGCCGAAAAATAATTGATTGTAAAGCAAGATTGCTTTGAAATTGACAGACTATTGGCTATCAAAAATTTATTTTAGCCTATTTTAGGAATAAGCCAAATTGAAGAATATCCTTCTGAAGTAAAAGATACTGGATGATTAAATCTATGTTTCTCCAAAGAAAAATTAAACAACCCGTTTTGTGAAACGGAATCTAATGAATGGAAAATTCCAATATTTACTATTGAAATACTGCCACACAAAGAATGACCGCATTTTCCGTTGCATCCTTTTTGATTTTTGTCTTTCGAATGAGTCTCATTCGAACAACAATCTTTCTTTTCAGTCTTGGATGCCATTTCTTTAGTGCAAGATTTTTTTTCTGAAATTTTTCCACACGCAAAAGCTTCACTAGGCATCAGGAAGAGACCAAGTAAAACGATTAATAAGATGTGAATTTTTTTCATTTGCACTAAAATAGTTTAACAAAATTAAACAAAATATTGTAATGCATCACTAATGTATTGTTAAAAAAAATTAGTGATGCTTTATTTTAAGTGTTCGATTTATTTTGTCTCCCCTAAAATTGAATACATTAATGACTGGGAAACCGATAAAATAATACTAAACAACAAGGCCGTGAAGAAGGAGTCAACACTAAATCCACCCACAATATTATCACATAATAAAATGATTAGAGCATTGATAACTAACAAGAACAACCCTAATGTTATAAAAGTTATAGGCAAAGTCAATATAACAAGGATAGGTTTGATGAATATATTTAATAACCCAAGAACCACGGCAACAATTAAAGCAGTTGTAAAACTGGCGACATGAACCCCAGTCATAAGATTTGAAAGAAGCACCACTAAAACAGATGTAATAAGAATTCTAATAAGTAATTTCATATGTAGATATTTATTGTTTTTCAATTGTCTCCCGATAGCTATCGGGAGTAATTCGCATATCCTTTTTGGTGTTTGTGACCCAATTTTAGGTTATGCTCATTTCCTGTTTTTTTATTTTCTTTAAAAGTAGTTAATTTTTTAAATTATTGGTTTGTTTCTAAAAAAGAACTTGCCAATTGATGAAACATCTTTGGGTTTTCAGCATGAAGCCAGTGCCCTACACCTGGAATTGTCTCAATTGTAGCAACTGGAAATTGCAGTTTTATACTTTCAAAATCACTGTCCAATATATAATTTGAATTCCCACCACGGATAAAAAGTGTTGGCTTACTGAACACCAATTCTTCGGGTAGCGGCACCCCTATCTCATCCATTTTTTTATTAAAAACAGAAAGATTAAATCGAAAAGCCAGTTGTCCCGGCTCTTGCCAATACAAACTTTTCATCAAAAATTGACGCGTCCCAAAATCAGGAATGTACTGAGTTAACACAGCTTCAACCTCACTACGACTTGGTTTTATCGAGAAATCAACTGCATTTAATCCCGCCAAAATAGGCTGATGGTGTTGTGGATAAAATTTCGGACCTATATCAGCCACAATCAGTTTTTTAACCATATCAGGATAAGATGCAGCAAAAAGCATCGCTGTTTTACCACCCATAGAATGTCCTATTACATTTACTTCCTCTAATGAATTAGCTTTACAATAGTCGAAAACATCCTGAGCCATTATCTCATAACTAAATTCTTCCGACTGTAAACTACGTCCGTGATTGCGTAAATCAAGAAGATGCACCTGAAAACCTTCGGAAGCAAATTGTGTCCCGATAGTTTTCCAATTGTCAGACATTCCCAGAAATCCGTGAAGTATTAAAAGTGGCTCACCTTGACCTTCTATTTTTGAATAAAGCATTTCTAAATATAAATAAAATTGAACGCAAAGATAACAAAATCAATTTCCGTTTGATATCAAATAAAA includes the following:
- a CDS encoding efflux RND transporter periplasmic adaptor subunit, translating into MQKSLKNSFLFVVLLAFIGCNTKNKEEHSAHESKDNVYYTCSMDPQVKEDKAGKCPICHMDLTPMKKEDSAPNEISLSDQQIQLGNITTQTILETKSNIEDTYTGVLTINQEKIKTISARAMGRIEKLFFKTEGVYVKKNEAVYQIYSEDIAIAKQDYYTAYKQLSMPGDFGKNAISMLNAAKQKLLFFGLSNAQIEGIKKTADVSPYTTFYSTYNGYVSEIRTTEGSYVMEGSPIIKLADLSSLWLETQVNVNYAQSLKIGQTAKVSFTDYPDKNTNGKIAFINPEINPDSRLLLIRMEVPNADLLLKPGMQTIARLTKSNIKGLFIPVDAVIREEKATYIWVEKRPGIFENVMVQTGVETNGMIEIISELDPNKKVVITGAYAINSEYKFRKGSDPMAGHDM
- a CDS encoding efflux RND transporter periplasmic adaptor subunit, encoding MNKYLKYSLVVLVFSIIGIATYYFVAKSGNNTFFSNDEVTYTCPMPEDSVFSNQPGTCHKCGMKLIKVEKEPQQELVYTCSMHPEIIRDAPGSCPICGMDLVRKVSQNQPKESNSIDHLLQPTDNFVVGNYNTTTPKDTTLSSEINLPGMVEYDPNSSVNIAARISGRVEKMYVNYKFQKVAKGQKLFDLYSPELLTEQQNFIYLITNDSGNASIIKASKQKLLLYGMSNSQINSLAAAKKTQPVISIYSPTNGIVQGTDGMSNNVSGGMQKPNETTTSLSIKEGDYIKKAEVVFKLMNTDKVWGVFNVSQGNNSLVKMNQFIRITSELDKKDFVDAKVNFVETQFNPDDKTNRIRVYLNNKKLRFPIGLRLQGIVKSNAVQGIWLDKQAIVSIGSKKVVFVKMDKGFKAKEIKTGIEIDGFAKIIEGISIQDKVVENGQYLMDSESFIKTN
- a CDS encoding TolC family protein; this encodes MLKNSYLLVISCLVFCTTNVGAQTLALDAVLTRIKTNNPQLKMYDADIQSMNAAAIGAKSWMAPQINTGLFMTPYDTKMWKADEMNPGMGAYMVGFTQMIPNASKLKADYNYMNAMSSVEAENKNYTINQLNALAKANYYQWIVLDKKIKIANDNLLLLEYMIKSMEIRYQYNMDKLPTYYKAKSQYSNLQSMVVMLQNNISQKRILLNTLMARDKNTAFDIDSAYDLNEFDFMKTDATSLSQNRSDVKAIEKTIELNQLRIETEKAKLLPEFGVKYDHMFAFGDRPQQFSLMGMITIPMPWSTKMNKASMDSFRIKNESLEWQKQMILNEATGMISGMSTELTNLKKQYDIAEKSIIPALKRNYDTSIIAWQNNTGDLFVVLDAWEALNMAQIEKLDKLQSILSTQVEIEKQLETK
- a CDS encoding efflux RND transporter permease subunit, translating into MKKFLNKIFKKEQDPLSSEERLKLIESSSKLVGPGVFYSTLIVIASFLPVFLLTGMEGKLFSPLAWTKSFILIVDAFLAITLTPVLISFLLKGKLRPESKNPINRKLEQIYTPILTFCLKWRKSLLAVNILALLIGVAMFTRLGSEFMPPLDEGSILFMPVTLPDVSNSEVKRILQVQDKLIKSIPEVAHVLGKAGRANTATDNSPISMIETIVLLKPQNEWREDKTKNDVITEINNKLQIPGVTNGFTQPIINRINMLATGIRTDVGIKIYGASLDTINVLAQKIKKALEGTSGVKDLYAEPITGGKYIDIEAKREVIGRYGLSIDDVNNVVEAAIGGMTLTTTIEGRQRFSVNARYAQEYRNSISALKKLQVQTMDFGPIPLETVADIKISDGPPMINSENAMLRGSVLFNVRDRDLGSTVKEAQEKLNAMMTKMPKGYYVEWSGQWENQIRANKTLSMILPIVVVIIFLILYFTYNSMKEAMITMITVPFALIGGVFMVYFYGINLSVAVAVGFIALFGMAIETAMLMTIYLNEAMNKMVADHGNSSETITEGILRQYIIDGSAKRLRPKLMTISVSLFGLVPILWATGTGADVMIPITVPLIGGTITSTIYVLLVTPVVFEITKLRELRTKGKIELIDVKE
- a CDS encoding efflux RND transporter permease subunit, with protein sequence MVEKLISFSLRNRVVVLLVSAALFGWGIYSVNQNPIDAIPDLSENQVIVFTEWMGRSPQVIEDQVTYPLVSNLQGIPKIKNIRASSMFGMSFIYIIFEDDVDAYWARTRVLERLNYAQRLLPQNVVPTLGPDGTGVGHIFWYHLETNGMDLGEQRALQDWYVKFALQTVPGVAEVASFGGFEKQYQLVLDPLKMQYYNVSMMEVMKAVKTSNNDVGGRKFEMSNMSYIVRGLGYIKNIKDVEDIAIKNYNSVPVKVSDIGSVQMGGDLRLGIFDQNGDGEVVGGIVVMRYGENADKVITAVKEKMKEVEKGLPEGVTFKTSYDRSELIEKAIESVKGTLMEEMIAVSIVILLFLFHWRSALIILIQLPISVAIGFILLEAFGISSNIMSLTGIALAIGVVVDDGIVMVENAYRTISEKQEGMEENQ
- a CDS encoding DUF3347 domain-containing protein; its protein translation is MKKLILSVMILAMVAVSCKKNKESATTETSESSSQLYSCPMHPEVTGKQGEACSECGMELTEPVAHTEATHEHHDGDMHEGSNMETTNSTSQSSFSINEIVSGYLNLKNALVKDDSKGAAAAGKALQATFGKVNSNEIDAKLKKQYLDIADDAKEHAEHIADNSGKIDRQREHFVMLSKDINDLITAFGTKQKLYQDFCPMADNDKGAIWISETKDIKNPYFGSQMLSCGAVKKEW
- a CDS encoding heavy-metal-associated domain-containing protein, with product MKIMNKQLIVITLLLLVVNLKSYAQISKVEIIATGLTCSMCSNAINKQLKSLKEVDSISIDLNTNTFTVYLKKDNALKPRVLKEGVEKAGFFVGSMVMTVAFDNVDAQENKMVKVGEVNYVMVDSKAKTLNGETKVQVLDKGFVTSKEFKKLLKSYSKVPTYALENEDDYHIKTL
- a CDS encoding TlpA disulfide reductase family protein; the protein is MKKLVLAIVLIVSFSKGNAQMKIGDAMPNSTLKNIQNEAVELSSFKGKTVLVDFWASWCAPCRVANKKLVKLHSDIKTKDFEIIGISLDTDIVKWGNAIKKDKIEYTQLNEPKGFDAKVAVRFGVEELPTTYLFDKEGILIAINPTEEEINNQINKLQ